From Channa argus isolate prfri chromosome 18, Channa argus male v1.0, whole genome shotgun sequence, the proteins below share one genomic window:
- the st8sia5 gene encoding alpha-2,8-sialyltransferase 8E isoform X4, producing the protein MIKMIAQQFSRLKGDETGNWTGPVNFSDDGSLKPARNGRKRYLENYDGSFDYNSTACRELRQEIMDVKVLTMVKTSELFERWRNLRVCKWEQNKEETNNFKMSLSRCCNAPSFLFTTKRNTAAGTKLRYEVDTSGILPITTEVFKMFPDDMPYSKSQYKKCAVIGNGGIIKNSKCGKEIDSADFVFRCNIPPINEKYSADVGTKTDLVTINPSIITERYQKLEKWRRPFYEVLQNYENSSVVLPAFYNTRNTDVSFRVKYMLDDFDSQRGVFFFHPQYLLNVQRFWAVQGVRAKRLSSGLMLVTAALEMCEEVHLYGFWAFPMNPSGNFITHHYYDNVKPRPGFHAMPHEIFNFIHMHTRGIINVHTGQCT; encoded by the exons TGCGCAACAGTTTAGCCGACTCAAAGGGGACGAGACAGGAAATTGGACCGGTCCCGTTAATTTCTCGGATGACGGATCTCTGAAGCCTGCCAGAAATGGAAGGAAAAG GTATCTGGAAAACTATGATGGTTCCTTTGACTACAACTCCACTGCATGCAGGGAGCTCAGACAGGAGATTATGGACGTCAAAGTCCTGACAAT GGTGAAAACCTCAGAGCTGTTTGAAAGATGGCGAAACCTGCGTGTTTGTAAGTGGGagcagaacaaagaggagacCAACAACTTCAA GATGTCTCTGTCTCGCTGCTGCAATGCTCCTTCCTTCCTGTTCACCACCAAGAGGAACACTGCTGCAGGGACAAAGCTGAGGTACGAGGTAGACACCAGTGGGATCCTTCCCATCACCACCGAGGTCTTCAAGATGTTCCCAGAT GATATGCCATATTCCAAATCACAGTACAAGAAATGTGCTGTTATTGGTAATGGTGGCATTATCAAGAACAGCAAATGTGGAAAGGAGATTGACTCAGCAGATTTTGTGTTCAG GTGCAACATTCCACCCATTAATGAGAAGTACTCTGCTGATGTTGGCACTAAAACGGATCTGGTGACAATAAATCCAAGTATTATTACGGAGAG ATATCAGAAGCTGGAGAAATGGCGGCGACCATTTTATGAAGTCCTCCAGAATTACGAGAACTCCTCGGTGGTGCTTCCTGCCTTCTACAACACCCGCAACACTGATGTATCTTTCAGAGTCAAGTACATGCTGGATGACTTTGACTCCCAGAGAGGTGTGTTCTTCTTCCATCCACAGTACCTGCTGAATGTGCAGCGTTTCTGGGCGGTGCAGGGTGTCCGGGCCAAACGGCTCAGCAGTGGCCTGATGCTTGTGACCGCTGCCTTAGAGATGTGCGAGGAGGTCCACCTCTATGGTTTCTGGGCATTTCCCATGAACCCCTCTGGCAACTTCATCACTCACCATTACTACGACAATGTAAAGCCACGGCCGGGCTTCCACGCAATGCCCCATGaaatattcaactttattcacaTGCATACTCGAGGGATCATCAACGTACACACAGGACAGTGCACATGA